The following proteins are encoded in a genomic region of Oncorhynchus masou masou isolate Uvic2021 chromosome 19, UVic_Omas_1.1, whole genome shotgun sequence:
- the LOC135505551 gene encoding glial fibrillary acidic protein-like: protein MSCSPERMSSYRRHFESALASSSASYQVRVSSPSPTRRDVRHRSASYSRSGGTMGRRNPSSSRKSHMTSSVSMGALCFGMNKGLGPSLDLDAAAAENQEFMSTRTGERKEMVALNDRLAIYIEKVRTLEGQNKLLEAEIDALKNRYMKPSGLRQLYEGQLRELHRIAEQMRVQRDLAVAAKGAMAGQVEVLKVKYEEALEARKNAELEIEAFRPDVDRATSARIGLEKQLENLEVELAFLTRVHKEEIEELMQQIYVAVAKVDMTFALPDLSSALKQIQSQYDSIAARNLQEMDTWYKSKFQDLNNVTTKHVQSVRSVREEIASYKKDSLNLERELESMKTRNESLEVQIRDAVARHKKEEETLRERIEGLKLELMVMKEKIALLLREYQELLNVKMALEIEITTYRALIEGEDTRLSTMVQSMSLLHPASVSAASVSGYGAGLGRAPGIGYGGTKEAPGGAVISPESQTESFEEQSVEMTERKTLLIRTVKTDDMYESDTQECTITISGAADDTDED from the exons ATGAGTTGCAGCCCAGAAAGGATGTCTTCTTACCGCCGCCACTTCGAGAGCGCCCTTGCCTCCTCCTCTGCTTCCTACCAGGTGCGGGTTTCAAGCCCTTCACCGACCCGAAGGGATGTACGTCACCGCTCTGCCAGCTACAGTCGCAGCGGTGGAACCATGGGGAGGAGGAACCCCTCCAGCAGCCGTAAATCCCACATGACCAG CAGTGTGAGTATGGGGGCCCTGTGCTTCGGAATGAACAAGGGCCTGGGGCCCAGCCTGGACCTGGATGCAGCTGCAGCGGAGAACCAAGAATTCATGAGCACCCGCACAGGcgagaggaaggagatggtggccCTCAACGACCGCCTGGCTATCTACATCGAGAAG GTGCGTACTCTGGAGGGGCAGAACAAGCTGCTGGAGGCTGAGATTGATGCTCTGAAGAACCGCTATATGAAGCCGTCTGGGCTGAGACAGCTCTACGAGGGACAGCTGAGAGAGCTCCACCGGATCGCGGAGCAGATGAGAGTACAGAGG GACCTGGCTGTAGCGGCCAAGGGGGCCATGGCAGGACAGGTGGAGGTGCTCAAGGTCAAATATGAGGAggctctggaggccaggaagaaTGCAGAGTTAGAGATCGAAGCCTTCCGCCCC GATGTGGATAGAGCCACCTCGGCCCGTATCGGCCTGGAGAAACAGCTGGAGAACCTGGAGGTGGAGCTGGCCTTCCTGACCAGAGTTCACAAAGAG GAAATTGAGGAACTGATGCAGCAGATCTATGTGGCGGTAGCGAAGGTGGACATGACCTTTGCCCTTCCTGACCTCTCCTCCGCCCTCAAACAAATCCAGTCCCAGTACGACAGCATCGCTGCCAGAAACCTACAG GAGATGGACACTTGGTACAAGTCAAAGTTCCAGGACCTGAACAATGTGACAACCAAACACGTTCAAAGTGTTCGAAGTGTGAGGGAGGAAATCGCAAGTTACAAGAAAGAT AGCTTAAACCTGGAGCGTGAGTTGGAGTCTATGAAAACGAGAAATGAGTCTCTGGAGGTTCAGATTCGTGATGCAGTGGCGAGACACAAGAAAGAAGAGGAGACACTGCGT GAGCGTATTGAGGGGCTGAAGCTGGAGCTGATGGTGATGAAGGAGAAGATAGCTCTGCTGCTGAGAGAGTACCAGGAGCTGCTCAACGTCAAGATGGCCCTGGAGATTGAGATCACCACCTACAG GGCGCTGATCGAAGGCGAGGACACCCGTCTCAGCACCATGGTACAGAGCATGTCCct GCTCCACCCTGCCTCGGTTAGTGCCGCCTCTGTCAGCGGATACGGGGCCGGGCTGGGCAGAGcccctggtattggatatggagGCACCAAAGAGGCCCCTGGCGGGGCGGTGATATCACCAGAGAGCCAGACGGAGAGCTTCGAGGAACAGTCAGTGGAGATGACTGAGCGGAAGACTCTTCTCATCAG AACAGTTAAGACAGATGACATGTATGAGAGCGACACACAGGAATGCACCATTACCATTTCTGGAGCTGCTGACGACACAGACGAGGACTAG
- the LOC135505880 gene encoding cyclin-C-like has product MAGNFWQSSHYLQWVLDKQDLMKERQKDIKFMSEEDYWKLQIFFANVIQALGEHLKLRQQVIATATVYFKRFYARYSLKSIDPVLMAPTCVFLASKVEEFGVVSNTRLISAATSVLKTRFSYAFPKEFPYRMNHVLECEFYLLELMDCCLIVYHPYRPLLQYVQDMGQEDMLLPLAWRVVNDTYRTDLCLLYPPFMIALACLHVACVVQQKDARQWFAELSVDMEKILEIIRVILKLYDQWKNFDDRKEMAAVLNKMPKPKPPPNSENDQSSSGNQNNSYILS; this is encoded by the exons ATGGCTGGGAACTTCTGGCAGAGCTCGCATTA TCTGCAGTGGGTCCTGGACAAGCAGGACCTGATGAAGGAGCGTCAGAAGGACATCAAGTTCATGTCTGAGGAAGACTACTGGAAACTGCAGATCTTCTTTGCCAATG TGATCCAGGCACTGGGGGAACACCTGAAGCTCCGCCAGCAGGTCATTGCTACAGCAACCGTCTACTTCAAACGTTTCTATGCCAG GTACTCCCTGAAGAGTATAGACCCAGTGCTCATGGCTCCTACATGTGTGTTCCTTGCCTCCAAAGTGGAG GAATTCGGTGTTGTTTCAAACACTCGTCTGATCTCTGCAGCTACGTCTGTGT TAAAAACAAGATTTTCCTATGCCTTCCCAAAGGAGTTCCCTTACAGAATGAACCAT GTATTAGAATGTGAGTTCTACCTACTAGAGCTCATG GACTGCTGTTTGATAGTATACCACCCCTACAGACCCCTGCTGCAGTATGTGCAGGACATGGGGCAGGAGGACATGCTACTGCCATTGGCCTg GAGAGTAGTGAATGACACGTATAGGACAGACCTCTGTTTGCTCTACCCTCCCTTCATGATCGCACTAG CATGTCTGCATGTTGCCTGTGTGGTGCAGCAGAAAGACGCCAGGCAGTGGTTTGCTGAGCTCTCTGTCGACATGGAGAAG ATCCTGGAGATCATCCGAGTCATCCTGAAGCTGTACGACCAGTGGAAGAATTTTGACGACAGGAAGGAAATGGCTGCAGTGCTCAACAAGATGCCTAAACCCAAGCCGCCTCCCAACAG TGAGAATGACCAGAGTTCCAGTGGAAACCAGAATAACTCTTACATCCTGTCATAG
- the LOC135505881 gene encoding failed axon connections homolog — protein MYWRVGFAWTRSFVVDLGRNQSFSFGLCGSNEQLSLYGYIIAYPLQDYGGIMPLLGSDSWWRKTLYLTGGALLAAAAYLLHELLAIRKEQELNSKDTIILHQFSRPKSGVPSLSPFCLKIETYLRMVDLPYQNYFDGKLSPQGKMPWIEYNQEQVSGTEFIIDFLEEKLGVSLNKNLSPPEKAVSQAVTKMVEEHFYWTIAYCQWVDNLEETQKMLAVSGPLSDLLKWILSRLTGSIVKKEMYGHGIGRFTREEVYALMEKDMRTLATLLGDKKYLMGPKLSMVDATVFSHLAPAMWTLPGTRPEQLIKGELINLAIYCERIRRRFWPEWFVDLEDFCYDDTTEDDDSPSKLQDLGLYSRTDTFQDEASPPHTHTISPDSDLTGHSLCDSDMDTECSEMEQLKC, from the exons atgtactGGCGCGTCGGGTTCGCCTGGACGCGCTCGTTTGTGGTTGATCTTGGACGGAACCAGAGCTTCTCCTTCGGCTTATGCGGCTCCAATGAGCAGCTCTCGTTGTATGGGTACATCATCGCCTACCCTCTGCAGGACTACGGCGGGATCATGCCGCTCCTTGGGTCGGACTCGTGGTGGCGGAAAACGCTCTATCTGACCGGGGGCGCTCTGCTTGCCGCCGCTGCCTATCTACTGCACGAGCTGCTCGCCATCAG GAAAGAACAGGAGCTGAACTCTAAAGATACCATCATCCTCCACCAGTTCTCCAGGCCAAAGAGTGgtgtcccatctctctcccccttctgccTCAAGATAGAGACCTACCTGCGCATGGTGGACCTGCcctaccag AACTACTTTGATGGGAAGCTGTCTCCCCAGGGGAAGATGCCATGGATAGAGTACAACCAGGAGCAGGTGTCTGGTACAGAGTTTATCATCGACTTCCTGGAGGAGAAGCTGGGCGTGAGCCTCAACAAGAACCTCAGTCCCCCGGAGAAGGCTGTGTCCCAGGCTGTCACCAAGATGGTGGAGGAACACTTCTACTG GACCATAGCGTACTGTCAGTGGGTGGACAACCTGGAGGAGACCCAGAAGATGCTGGCAGTGAGTGGGCCACTGAGTGACCTACTCAAGTGGATCCTGAGTCGCCTGACTggcagcatcgtgaagaaggagaTGTACGGCCATGGGATTGGACGATTCACCAGGGAGGAGGTCTACGCTCTAATGGAGAAGGACATGCGGACGCTGGCCACCCTACTCG GTGATAAGAAGTACCTGATGGGTCCTAAACTGTCTATggtggatgccactgtgttcagCCATCTAGCCCCTGCCATGTGGACCCTGCCGGGCACAAGGCCAGAGCAACTCATCAAAG GCGAGCTGATTAACCTGGCCATTTACTGTGAGAGGATCCGCCGGCGCTTCTGGCCCGAGTGGTTCGTTGATCTGGAGGATTTCTGTTACGATGACACCACAGAGGACGACGACTCCCCGTCCAAACTCCAGGACCTGGGGCTCTACTCCCGTACAGACACCTTCCAGGACGAGGCCagccctcctcacacacacacaatctcaccaGACAGTGACCTCACGGGCCACTCGCTCTGCGACTCGGACATGGACACAGAGTGCTCTGAGATGGAGCAGCTCAAGTGTTGA
- the LOC135505883 gene encoding POU domain, class 3, transcription factor 2-like: MATAASNHYSVLTTPSSAPPPHSESGSMQQAAAYRDAHTLLQNDYTLPGSGHPLSHAHQWITALSHGDGAPWPSSPLGEQDVKPILQSDREEQQNSASLQQQQQQRHPHLAHQAHHDARAWRTSTATTHIPGMATSDGQSLVYSQSGFGLGGAEQMHHHSLRDEDHHSHSPHLSEHGGGGQSSLSHHQHGGHPDHSDEDTPTSDDLEQFAKQFKQRRIKLGFTQADVGLALGTLYGNVFSQTTICRFEALQLSFKNMCKLKPLLNKWLEEADSTSGSPTSLDKIAAQGRKRKKRTSIEVGVKGALESHFLKSPKPGGAEITSIADSLQLEKEVVRVWFCNRRQKEKRMTPIGGQLPGTEDMYGDTPPHHGAQTPVQ, encoded by the coding sequence ATGGCGACCGCAGCGTCCAACCACTACAGCGTCCTGACTACCCCCAGCAGCGCGCCGCCGCCGCACTCGGAGTCCGGGAGCATGCAGCAGGCAGCGGCGTACAGGGACGCGCACACCCTGCTCCAGAACGACTACACGCTACCCGGCAGCGGTCATCCCCTCAGCCACGCGCACCAGTGGATAACGGCTCTTTCGCACGGGGACGGGGCTCCGTGGCCGTCGAGTCCCCTCGGAGAGCAGGACGTGAAGCCAATTCTACAGAGCGACCGGGAGGAGCAGCAGAATTCCGCTAGTctacagcaacagcagcagcagcgacatCCTCACCTAGCGCACCAGGCGCATCACGACGCCAGGGCATGGCGAACGAGCACGGCCACCACGCACATCCCCGGTATGGCGACGTCTGACGGCCAGAGCCTGGTGTATTCCCAGTCTGGGTTCGGCCTGGGGGGAGCAGAGCAGATGCACCACCACTCCTTGCGGGACGAAGACCACCACAGCCACAGCCCGCACCTGAGCGAGCATGGGGGTGGGGGCCAGTCGTCTCTCTCGCACCACCAGCACGGGGGACACCCCGACCACTCGGACGAGGACACGCCAACTTCAGACGACCTGGAGCAGTTTGCCAAGCAGTTCAAGCAGCGGCGCATCAAACTGGGCTTTACCCAAGCTGACGTGGGGCTAGCGCTCGGCACCCTGTATGGAAATGTATTTTCCCAGACCACTATCTGCAGGTTCGAGGCGCTTCAACTAAGCTTCAAAAACATGTGTAAACTCAAACCACTGCTTAACAAGTGGCTGGAGGAGGCGGATTCCACCTCCGGGAGCCCCACCAGCCTAGATAAGATCGCGGcgcaggggaggaagaggaaaaaGAGAACCTCCATCGAGGTGGGCGTCAAGGGGGCTTTGGagagccattttctcaaaagtccCAAACCCGGCGGCGCAGAGATCACCTCCATAGCGGACAGCCTGCAGCTGGAGAAAGAAGTTGTGAGGGTTTGGTTTTGTAACAGACGGCAGAAAGAGAAGAGGATGACGCCCATTGGAGGACAGCTACCTGGAACCGAGGACATGTATggggacacaccacctcaccaCGGCGCTCAAACCCCTGTACAATGA